In one Flavobacteriales bacterium genomic region, the following are encoded:
- a CDS encoding PKD domain-containing protein codes for MNHTFRSLLLTGASLVGLAAFAQPIPPYPILITGMVQGCMPNSQVTISSMPNTQPTWSYTLDLVNCGFDTVAWMQSPGGGFTFNVACNGAMLTAVGQYQVGPSGADSIMVTLNCSGGGTPDCLGVPGGSALPGTSCTTFLGVDGTWNASCECVPNASSCQACFTVYSNSPWTAGFMNCSTGNAPFTYQWWLPNGSASTSQNADWTFTAAGAYGVCLTIADAGGCTSVLCDTVYVDANGGVSASANYFDCLQIPNGPNVPGSPCVNPNGSTGIWNANCECVPTLMNCQACIELGPVINQSGNAIPFAVLGTNCSQGTAPLTYQINWGDGVANSSGDHAYAEPGVYGVCITIADASGCTSVDCDTVVVDANGGISVNPPMLYDCLQVLNGPNMPGTPCTNPATGFTGTWSADCVCVPDSTGGAYDCLGVLNGSNLPGTPCWTPGTNFIGVWDANCNCTSGSGLPCQAGFWVIQAYGQDSLPVPNEVWVWNLSTGNGALSYLWNFGDGTTSTDPFPTHTYSQNGPYLLCLTIADASGCTSTSCDSVSIDENGLLNGMILGGHDASSANRTNGFTLNVQNPLTTSMAELQDLSHAAIWPNPSNGDLNLALVSTADGPLSIRFFDVNGREVRQESRAMNAGRSQHRFDIADLPAGIYTLRATDRNGSSLSIRFVKAR; via the coding sequence ATGAACCACACATTCCGCTCCCTGCTGCTCACAGGCGCCTCCCTTGTCGGGCTGGCCGCCTTCGCCCAGCCCATACCGCCTTATCCCATCCTCATCACGGGAATGGTGCAGGGCTGCATGCCCAACAGCCAGGTGACCATCTCGTCCATGCCCAACACGCAGCCCACCTGGAGCTACACGCTCGACCTGGTGAACTGCGGGTTCGATACCGTGGCTTGGATGCAAAGCCCTGGTGGCGGCTTCACGTTCAATGTGGCCTGCAACGGGGCCATGCTCACCGCAGTGGGCCAGTACCAAGTCGGCCCTTCGGGTGCCGACTCGATCATGGTCACCCTGAACTGCAGCGGTGGCGGAACGCCTGACTGCCTGGGGGTGCCCGGCGGCAGCGCCCTGCCCGGCACGTCCTGCACCACCTTCCTCGGCGTGGACGGAACCTGGAACGCCAGCTGCGAATGCGTGCCGAACGCCTCTTCCTGCCAGGCCTGCTTCACGGTGTACTCCAACAGTCCGTGGACCGCAGGATTCATGAACTGCTCCACCGGCAACGCGCCGTTCACCTACCAGTGGTGGCTGCCCAACGGGAGCGCTTCCACCTCACAGAACGCGGATTGGACCTTCACTGCCGCAGGGGCATACGGCGTTTGCCTGACCATCGCCGATGCGGGTGGATGCACCAGCGTGCTCTGCGATACCGTGTATGTGGATGCGAACGGCGGCGTCTCGGCCAGCGCCAACTACTTCGACTGCCTGCAGATCCCCAACGGCCCCAACGTGCCGGGCTCGCCCTGCGTCAACCCCAACGGATCGACGGGCATTTGGAACGCCAACTGCGAGTGCGTGCCGACCCTGATGAACTGCCAGGCCTGCATCGAACTGGGGCCGGTGATCAACCAGAGCGGCAATGCCATTCCCTTCGCCGTGCTGGGCACGAACTGCTCGCAGGGTACGGCGCCGCTCACCTACCAGATCAACTGGGGGGATGGGGTAGCCAATTCGTCCGGTGATCACGCGTATGCTGAACCCGGTGTCTATGGCGTGTGCATCACCATCGCCGATGCCAGCGGTTGCACGAGCGTGGACTGCGACACCGTGGTGGTGGATGCCAATGGCGGCATCTCGGTGAACCCGCCCATGCTCTACGACTGCCTGCAGGTCCTGAACGGCCCCAACATGCCCGGCACGCCCTGCACGAACCCGGCCACCGGTTTCACCGGCACGTGGAGCGCCGACTGTGTCTGTGTGCCCGACTCAACCGGCGGCGCCTACGACTGCCTCGGTGTGCTGAACGGCAGCAACCTGCCCGGCACCCCCTGCTGGACACCCGGCACCAACTTCATCGGCGTGTGGGATGCGAACTGCAACTGCACCAGCGGAAGCGGTCTGCCCTGCCAGGCCGGCTTCTGGGTGATCCAAGCCTACGGCCAGGACAGCCTGCCCGTGCCCAACGAAGTGTGGGTGTGGAACCTGAGCACCGGCAACGGCGCGCTCTCCTACCTGTGGAACTTCGGCGATGGCACCACCAGCACCGACCCCTTCCCCACGCACACCTACAGCCAGAACGGTCCCTACCTGCTCTGCCTCACCATCGCCGATGCCAGCGGCTGCACCAGCACCAGCTGCGACAGTGTCTCCATTGATGAGAACGGCCTGCTGAACGGGATGATCCTCGGTGGCCACGACGCATCGTCGGCCAATCGCACCAACGGCTTCACGCTGAATGTGCAGAACCCGCTCACCACGAGCATGGCCGAGCTGCAGGACCTCTCCCACGCCGCCATCTGGCCCAACCCCAGCAACGGCGACCTGAACCTGGCCCTGGTATCCACGGCCGATGGCCCCTTGAGCATCCGCTTCTTCGATGTCAACGGCCGTGAGGTCCGCCAGGAAAGCCGGGCCATGAACGCCGGTCGCAGCCAGCATCGCTTCGACATCGCCGACCTGCCTGCGGGCATCTACACCCTGCGTGCCACCGACCGCAACGGCAGCAGCCTCAGCATTCGGTTCGTGAAAGCGAGGTGA
- a CDS encoding glucosaminidase domain-containing protein gives MRLVDLWITRLLALLLLGVQGAWAQGQPPNKRFTAEEYIGQWKEVAVRKMKEHGIPASITLAQGLLESGNGNSELARTANNHFGIKCTPDWTGGKSYHDDDRKNDCFRKYRDAADSFEDHSKFLKRQRYAALFELRPTDYKGWARGLKAAGYATDPSYPQKLITLIERYELQKLDQGIDVAYKPSKGEGPKPAPEQKGRRTAIGGESITITAGRSVEVSDGRVKFVRARSGDSFRKLADELGTTHGMLARWNDLDKEAALNEGQIIYIQPKRNKAAKADVHTAHEGETLWGVSQAYGVKLSKLARYNNLPEGAKLKGGQRIALRKPRR, from the coding sequence ATGCGCCTTGTTGATCTGTGGATAACCCGTTTACTGGCCCTGCTGCTGCTGGGTGTGCAGGGCGCTTGGGCTCAAGGGCAGCCGCCCAACAAGCGCTTCACCGCAGAGGAATACATCGGGCAATGGAAGGAGGTGGCGGTGCGGAAGATGAAGGAGCACGGCATTCCAGCCAGCATCACCCTGGCGCAGGGGCTGCTGGAGAGCGGCAATGGCAACAGCGAGCTGGCGCGGACGGCCAACAACCACTTCGGCATCAAGTGCACACCCGACTGGACCGGGGGGAAGAGCTACCACGACGATGACCGCAAGAACGACTGCTTCAGGAAGTACCGCGATGCCGCCGACAGCTTCGAGGACCACAGCAAGTTCCTGAAGCGGCAGCGTTATGCGGCCCTCTTCGAGCTGCGGCCGACGGATTACAAGGGATGGGCGCGGGGGCTGAAGGCGGCCGGGTATGCCACAGACCCGAGCTACCCGCAGAAGCTCATCACCCTCATCGAACGCTATGAGCTGCAAAAGCTCGACCAGGGCATCGACGTGGCGTACAAGCCTTCCAAGGGGGAAGGACCCAAGCCTGCTCCCGAGCAGAAGGGGCGTCGGACGGCCATCGGGGGGGAATCCATCACCATCACCGCCGGGCGGTCCGTGGAGGTGTCGGATGGCCGGGTGAAGTTCGTCCGTGCCCGGTCGGGCGACAGCTTCCGCAAGCTGGCCGATGAGCTGGGGACGACCCACGGCATGCTGGCCCGTTGGAACGACCTGGACAAGGAGGCGGCGCTGAACGAGGGGCAGATCATCTACATCCAGCCCAAGCGCAACAAGGCCGCCAAGGCCGATGTCCACACGGCGCACGAGGGCGAGACCCTGTGGGGCGTTAGCCAGGCGTACGGCGTGAAGCTGAGCAAGCTCGCGCGCTACAACAACCTGCCGGAGGGCGCGAAGCTGAAGGGAGGCCAGCGCATCGCCCTGCGCAAGCCGCGCCGCTAG
- a CDS encoding TrkA family potassium uptake protein — MKIAVFGLGNFGRHLSIKLTAMGHEVIAIDHDMDKVEAIKGEVSYAVCLESNDPQAMSTLPLTDVDAAVVAIGENEGANIMTTALLVNLKVKRVISRAINPLHEMVLNSMGVTDIVHPEEKAAEGLARKLNLRRLVDQFELPGGFIIAEIVVPDKFVDKPLSQIQELRQRQLGLVTVLRKESEKSFLGRRSIKLGALGVMDPDFVPVKGDILVLFGTKEEVARFTGEND, encoded by the coding sequence ATGAAGATCGCAGTGTTCGGCCTCGGCAATTTCGGCAGGCACCTCTCCATCAAGCTCACCGCCATGGGCCACGAGGTGATCGCCATCGACCACGACATGGACAAGGTGGAGGCCATCAAGGGCGAGGTGAGCTATGCGGTGTGCCTCGAGAGCAACGACCCGCAGGCCATGAGCACGCTGCCCCTCACCGACGTGGATGCCGCCGTGGTGGCCATCGGGGAGAACGAGGGCGCCAACATCATGACCACCGCGCTGCTGGTGAACCTGAAGGTGAAGCGCGTCATCAGCCGCGCCATCAATCCGCTCCACGAGATGGTGCTCAATTCGATGGGCGTCACCGACATCGTGCACCCGGAGGAGAAGGCCGCCGAGGGCCTCGCCCGCAAACTCAATCTGCGCCGGCTCGTGGACCAATTCGAGCTGCCGGGCGGCTTCATCATCGCAGAGATCGTCGTGCCCGACAAGTTCGTGGACAAGCCCCTCAGCCAGATCCAGGAGCTGCGTCAGCGGCAGCTCGGACTGGTCACCGTGCTGCGAAAGGAGAGCGAGAAGAGCTTCCTTGGCCGCAGGTCCATCAAGCTCGGCGCCCTGGGCGTCATGGACCCTGACTTCGTGCCCGTGAAGGGCGACATCCTCGTGCTCTTCGGCACCAAGGAGGAGGTGGCGCGTTTCACCGGCGAGAACGACTGA
- a CDS encoding DUF5522 domain-containing protein, producing the protein MDRDGNAQRPADDRFERLGLEPGDYYFSKEGYLVFTEQYHLKRGYCCGNRCKHCPYGHEAVKKVRG; encoded by the coding sequence ATGGACCGCGACGGCAACGCCCAACGTCCCGCTGACGACCGCTTCGAGCGCCTTGGCTTGGAGCCGGGCGATTATTACTTCTCCAAGGAAGGCTACCTGGTCTTCACGGAGCAGTACCACCTGAAACGGGGATACTGCTGCGGCAACCGTTGCAAGCACTGTCCTTATGGGCACGAGGCGGTGAAGAAGGTGAGGGGGTAA
- a CDS encoding group III truncated hemoglobin has translation MGNRPFEREAGRHDIRTTDDIAILVRSFYERVRPDPELGHFFADLDWGHHIPRIASFWAMVLLGDRSYQGDPMTTHIRLARTHPMEPRHFERWLAHWQAAVDDLFSGPKADEAKERARTIAGIMAHKVGRAAT, from the coding sequence GTGGGGAATCGGCCGTTTGAAAGGGAGGCGGGGAGGCACGACATCCGCACGACCGATGACATCGCCATCCTGGTGCGCTCGTTCTACGAGCGGGTGCGCCCCGACCCGGAGCTCGGCCACTTCTTCGCGGACCTGGACTGGGGCCATCACATCCCCCGGATCGCCTCATTCTGGGCAATGGTGCTGCTCGGCGACCGCTCCTACCAGGGCGATCCGATGACGACGCACATCCGGCTGGCACGAACCCATCCGATGGAGCCGCGCCACTTCGAGCGATGGCTGGCGCATTGGCAGGCCGCAGTGGATGACCTTTTCAGCGGCCCGAAGGCGGATGAGGCCAAGGAGCGGGCGCGCACCATCGCCGGCATCATGGCCCATAAGGTGGGCCGTGCGGCCACCTAG
- a CDS encoding T9SS type A sorting domain-containing protein, with translation MRGIILLVLLFQALTAAAQDWVLLNPAYRYNYSNDGTDTIRHQIRVMDVDTLGPDSFRYELNRVAVVCDTCPAIGNTCAGCFVRVNQPQFLGIECVKAGNDWRFFGADTFIIRGSAGPGATWSFDLSNGVTATVDAEWTEALFGVQDTLRSIVLSSQDTIILSRSFGIRRFCRGSNAVELIGVEGPGVGRVYPNPLAYFDYQPGDELTYWLLSIYHISYPGGLHYNTSLPSYWKVRITGRMDSSEGVFYTTSWAIDWPGGLGVTFPPISVPDWPVPYNGWSLVRDELLVKHPLLGAFPGEVIDTSICENAYYPGYDVRSIAQYSLAPSGKAEMRYQPIGPSVNSMLCGFNATGSPLQGMFPRHPEPVSAWYEEGVGLRTMWFRLSPGEGEHLVELVGAVIGGDTIVPPPVINWDVAIVERENNGGLVFPNPATDRIFMKQAPISAGLGIRDLEGRLVLTQHIASANETIDVQHLAPGIYFVSVDGVAPQRVVIAR, from the coding sequence ATGCGGGGAATCATACTCTTGGTATTGCTCTTCCAAGCCCTTACGGCTGCCGCCCAGGATTGGGTCTTGCTCAATCCCGCGTACCGCTACAACTACAGCAACGACGGCACCGATACCATTCGCCACCAGATCCGCGTGATGGATGTGGATACGCTGGGGCCGGATAGCTTCAGATATGAACTGAACAGGGTGGCGGTTGTGTGTGATACCTGCCCTGCGATCGGCAATACCTGCGCCGGCTGTTTCGTTCGAGTGAACCAACCGCAGTTCCTTGGGATCGAGTGCGTGAAGGCGGGGAACGACTGGCGCTTCTTCGGTGCGGACACCTTCATAATTCGCGGTTCTGCTGGCCCCGGTGCTACATGGAGCTTTGACTTAAGCAACGGAGTAACGGCTACTGTTGATGCCGAATGGACCGAAGCGCTGTTCGGGGTGCAGGACACCCTGCGCAGCATCGTGCTGAGCAGCCAGGACACGATCATCTTGAGTCGTTCATTCGGCATCCGGCGTTTCTGTCGCGGCTCGAATGCCGTGGAGTTGATAGGCGTGGAAGGGCCAGGTGTTGGGCGGGTTTATCCTAATCCGCTGGCGTACTTCGATTATCAGCCGGGGGATGAGTTGACGTATTGGCTTCTTTCAATCTACCACATATCGTATCCGGGTGGGCTTCACTACAATACCTCTCTTCCATCATATTGGAAGGTTAGGATTACCGGCCGTATGGATTCATCGGAAGGCGTGTTCTATACGACATCGTGGGCAATTGATTGGCCTGGCGGACTAGGGGTCACGTTTCCGCCGATAAGTGTACCGGACTGGCCAGTTCCGTACAATGGATGGTCCTTGGTGCGCGATGAGCTACTCGTGAAGCACCCGCTGCTTGGGGCTTTCCCTGGCGAGGTAATCGACACTTCCATCTGTGAGAATGCCTACTATCCCGGTTATGACGTTCGATCAATTGCCCAGTACAGTTTGGCTCCAAGCGGAAAAGCCGAGATGCGATATCAACCAATTGGACCGTCTGTCAACAGCATGCTTTGCGGGTTTAACGCCACTGGATCCCCACTTCAAGGGATGTTTCCGCGGCACCCCGAACCAGTATCTGCATGGTACGAGGAGGGTGTCGGTCTTCGCACGATGTGGTTTCGCCTCTCTCCAGGAGAAGGCGAGCACCTTGTGGAGTTGGTTGGAGCGGTTATCGGTGGGGATACCATTGTGCCGCCTCCTGTCATCAATTGGGATGTCGCAATTGTGGAACGTGAGAACAACGGCGGTCTAGTGTTCCCCAATCCCGCAACAGACAGGATATTCATGAAGCAAGCGCCAATTAGCGCTGGTTTGGGCATCCGAGATCTCGAGGGGCGTCTCGTCCTCACCCAGCACATCGCTTCAGCGAACGAGACCATCGACGTGCAGCACCTCGCGCCGGGCATCTACTTCGTTTCGGTGGATGGCGTGGCACCGCAACGCGTGGTGATAGCCCGCTAG
- a CDS encoding ribonuclease HII: MPLAAYHLKGVLEAGCDEAGRGCLAGPVVAAAVILPHRVRLRGLDDSKKLSEGAREGLRPLIEEQALAWAVAIVDPSEIDAVNILQASFRAMHRAVDALAIRPVHLLVDGNRFAPYPGIAHSCHIKGDGRFRAIAAASILAKTHRDELMRRLHEAHPQYGWAVNKGYPTVDHRAAIARFGPSPHHRRSFRLLPGQPSLF; this comes from the coding sequence ATGCCGCTCGCCGCTTATCACCTCAAGGGCGTGCTCGAAGCCGGGTGCGACGAGGCCGGACGCGGATGCCTGGCCGGTCCCGTGGTCGCGGCGGCGGTCATCCTTCCGCACCGGGTAAGGCTGCGCGGCCTTGACGACAGCAAGAAGCTCAGCGAAGGGGCGCGCGAAGGGCTGCGCCCGCTCATCGAGGAGCAGGCGCTCGCGTGGGCGGTGGCCATCGTGGATCCGTCCGAGATCGATGCGGTGAACATCCTGCAGGCATCGTTCCGCGCCATGCACCGGGCCGTGGATGCCCTGGCCATCCGTCCTGTGCACTTGCTGGTCGATGGGAATCGCTTCGCGCCGTATCCCGGCATTGCGCACAGCTGCCACATCAAGGGTGATGGGCGATTCCGTGCCATTGCGGCGGCCAGCATCCTGGCCAAGACGCACCGCGATGAGCTGATGCGCCGCCTGCACGAGGCGCATCCGCAGTATGGCTGGGCCGTGAACAAGGGTTATCCCACGGTCGATCATCGCGCGGCCATCGCCCGCTTCGGTCCCAGCCCCCACCACCGCCGCAGCTTCCGGCTGCTGCCAGGCCAGCCTTCGCTGTTCTGA
- a CDS encoding urocanate hydratase, with protein sequence MPTATASELQAFQQAIREGIPEALPPARPLDAGVSHAPKRKDILTAEEKKLALRNALRYFHPKHHSTLAPEFAQELQEYGRIYMHRLRPEHPMHARPIDHYPAKSKQAAAIMLMIQNNLDPAVAQHPHELITYGGNGAVFQNWAQYRLVMQYLSEMTDEQTLVMYSGHPLGLFPSHPDAPRVVVTNGMMIPNYSKPDDWERFNALGVTQYGQMTAGSYMYIGPQGIVHGTTITVLNACRMIQSSPGTKGKLFVTAGLGGMSGAQPKAGNIAGVVTICAEVNATAAYKRHSQGWVDEVITDVDACIDAALAWQKKGEAHSIAYLGNVVDLWERLAARNIHVDLGSDQTSLHNPWAGGYYPVGLSYEESNALMVKDPAAFKQRVQETLRRHVTAVNTLAEQGMYFFDYGNAFLLESKRAGADIAGKHGEEFRYPSYVEDIMGPMCFDHGFGPFRWVCTSGDSKDLATSDRIAGDVLEAMGKEAPPEIAQQIADNLHWIRSAQQNKLVVGSQARILYADSEGRIRIAQAFNEAIKRGEISAPIVLGRDHHDVSGTDSPYRETSNIRDGSRFTADMAVQNFVGDAFRGATWISLHNGGGVGWGEVINGGFGMVLDGSADSDRRLKSMLHWDVNNGIARRAWARNPNAVWSIEQEMKRTPLLKVTLPNEADDAVIDGALG encoded by the coding sequence ATGCCCACCGCAACCGCTTCCGAGCTCCAGGCCTTCCAGCAGGCCATTCGTGAAGGCATCCCCGAGGCGCTCCCGCCTGCCCGCCCGCTCGACGCCGGCGTGAGCCACGCGCCCAAGCGCAAGGATATCCTCACCGCCGAGGAGAAGAAGCTGGCCCTGCGCAACGCGCTGCGCTACTTCCACCCGAAGCACCACAGCACCCTCGCGCCCGAGTTCGCGCAGGAGCTGCAGGAATACGGCCGCATCTACATGCACCGCCTGCGTCCGGAGCACCCCATGCACGCGCGGCCCATCGACCACTACCCCGCGAAGAGCAAGCAGGCCGCGGCCATCATGCTGATGATCCAGAACAACCTGGACCCGGCCGTGGCGCAGCACCCGCACGAGCTGATCACCTACGGCGGCAACGGCGCGGTGTTCCAGAACTGGGCGCAGTACCGTCTGGTGATGCAGTACCTGAGCGAGATGACCGACGAGCAGACGCTGGTGATGTACAGCGGCCACCCGCTCGGCCTCTTCCCCAGCCACCCCGATGCCCCGCGCGTGGTGGTGACCAACGGGATGATGATCCCGAACTACAGCAAGCCCGACGACTGGGAGCGCTTCAACGCCCTCGGCGTGACGCAGTACGGCCAGATGACCGCGGGCAGCTACATGTACATCGGCCCGCAGGGTATCGTGCACGGCACCACCATCACCGTGCTCAACGCCTGCCGCATGATCCAGTCGTCGCCGGGAACGAAGGGCAAGCTCTTCGTCACCGCAGGCCTGGGCGGCATGAGCGGTGCCCAGCCCAAGGCCGGCAACATCGCGGGCGTGGTCACCATCTGTGCCGAAGTGAACGCCACGGCGGCCTACAAGCGCCACAGCCAGGGTTGGGTGGATGAGGTGATCACCGACGTGGACGCGTGCATCGATGCCGCGCTCGCCTGGCAGAAGAAAGGCGAGGCGCACAGCATCGCCTACCTCGGCAACGTGGTGGACCTATGGGAGCGCCTCGCCGCACGGAACATCCATGTGGACCTCGGCAGCGACCAGACCAGTTTGCACAATCCCTGGGCCGGCGGCTACTACCCCGTGGGCCTGAGCTACGAGGAGAGCAACGCGCTCATGGTGAAGGACCCGGCCGCCTTCAAGCAGCGCGTGCAGGAGACGCTGCGCCGCCATGTGACCGCCGTGAACACCCTCGCCGAGCAGGGCATGTACTTCTTCGATTACGGCAACGCATTCCTGCTGGAAAGCAAGCGCGCGGGTGCCGACATCGCCGGCAAGCACGGCGAGGAATTCCGCTACCCCAGCTACGTGGAGGACATCATGGGCCCCATGTGCTTCGACCACGGCTTCGGTCCGTTCCGGTGGGTGTGCACCAGCGGCGATTCGAAGGACCTCGCCACCAGCGACCGCATCGCCGGCGATGTGCTGGAAGCGATGGGGAAGGAGGCACCGCCCGAGATTGCACAGCAGATCGCCGACAACCTGCATTGGATCCGCAGCGCGCAGCAGAACAAGCTCGTGGTGGGCAGCCAGGCGCGCATCCTCTACGCCGACAGCGAGGGCCGCATCCGCATCGCGCAGGCCTTCAACGAGGCGATCAAACGCGGCGAGATCAGTGCGCCCATCGTGCTCGGTCGCGACCACCATGATGTGAGCGGCACCGACAGCCCATACCGCGAGACCAGTAACATCCGCGACGGATCGCGCTTCACCGCCGACATGGCCGTGCAGAACTTCGTGGGCGATGCCTTCCGCGGCGCCACATGGATCAGTTTGCACAACGGCGGCGGCGTGGGCTGGGGCGAGGTGATCAACGGCGGCTTCGGCATGGTGCTCGACGGCAGCGCCGACAGCGACCGGCGGTTGAAGAGCATGCTGCACTGGGACGTGAACAACGGCATCGCGCGCCGCGCCTGGGCCCGCAACCCCAACGCGGTATGGAGCATCGAACAGGAGATGAAGCGCACGCCGCTGCTGAAGGTGACCCTGCCGAACGAGGCTGATGATGCGGTGATCGACGGGGCCTTGGGCTGA
- a CDS encoding potassium transporter TrkG: protein MKRALLRTALRKEVVGLAKVTVIILTAFLLLLEFGYRADPSTYVLLEQLSYGLVIAAAFVTLGSLLRTALRGEHVRKAELIWLVAVLSLVIGKAVAARVFAGFGHWPLLGFLLTFSFIELSRLEIGRNSTLFNPALLFVTSFLVLIAIGAALFLLPNATTRPITLVEAIFTSTSAVCVTGLSTIDVGKDLTAMGQWVLLLLIQLGGLGVMTFTSFFAFFFKGRTSLEEQLRVRDIANTTLSGARGFIVQVILFTLGVELLGTGLIYLSVSDTVFDSFADRMFFALFHSVSSFNNAGFSTASLGLYDPAFRFNYPLLWVIALLFVFGGLGFGIIFNFSRYVRFWVAGRIRRFLTGAPCQRYPRVVNLSTRLVLLATAFLIVLGTLSILVFEWNHGLAEHGSWWGRITAAFFTGVTPRTAGFNVMDTALLTTPTLMVVLLLMYVGASPGSTGGGVKTTTFGVATLNIFATARGRRRIEFFGREISNLSTRRAFASIVLSLIFLGLSISVVASLEARHGLMPIAFECFSAFSTVGLSMNLTPQLGDAARVVLVVVMFVGRVSALTLLVGVLRQVQVSKYRYPKEDILIN, encoded by the coding sequence ATGAAACGAGCACTTCTCCGCACGGCATTGCGCAAGGAAGTGGTGGGCCTGGCCAAGGTCACGGTCATCATCCTCACCGCATTCCTGCTGCTCCTGGAGTTCGGCTATCGCGCCGATCCCTCCACCTACGTGCTGCTTGAGCAGCTCAGCTACGGCTTGGTCATCGCAGCGGCCTTCGTCACCTTGGGCAGCTTGCTGCGCACGGCTCTTCGCGGGGAGCATGTCCGCAAGGCCGAGCTCATCTGGTTGGTGGCGGTGCTCAGCTTGGTCATCGGGAAAGCGGTGGCTGCGCGCGTGTTCGCCGGGTTCGGGCACTGGCCATTGCTCGGGTTCCTGCTCACCTTCTCTTTCATCGAGCTATCGCGCCTGGAGATAGGGCGCAACAGCACGCTGTTCAACCCGGCGCTTCTCTTCGTCACCAGCTTCCTCGTCCTCATCGCCATAGGCGCAGCCCTTTTCCTATTGCCCAATGCCACTACGCGCCCCATCACCCTGGTGGAGGCCATCTTCACGAGCACGAGCGCCGTGTGCGTCACCGGCCTCAGCACCATCGATGTCGGCAAGGACCTTACGGCCATGGGGCAATGGGTGCTGCTGCTTCTGATCCAGCTCGGTGGCCTCGGAGTGATGACCTTCACCAGCTTCTTCGCCTTCTTCTTCAAGGGACGAACCTCGCTCGAGGAGCAACTGCGCGTGCGCGACATCGCGAACACGACGCTCAGCGGCGCCCGGGGCTTCATTGTCCAGGTGATCCTCTTCACGCTCGGCGTGGAGCTGCTAGGCACGGGGCTCATCTACCTGAGCGTCTCCGATACCGTGTTCGACTCGTTCGCGGACCGGATGTTCTTCGCGCTCTTCCACAGCGTTTCCTCCTTCAATAACGCAGGCTTTTCAACCGCGAGCTTGGGGCTCTACGACCCTGCATTCCGCTTCAATTACCCGCTGCTCTGGGTGATCGCGCTGCTCTTCGTTTTCGGCGGCCTCGGGTTCGGCATCATCTTCAACTTCAGCCGCTACGTGCGATTCTGGGTGGCCGGGCGCATCAGGCGATTCCTGACCGGTGCGCCTTGCCAGCGTTACCCGCGCGTGGTCAACCTGAGCACCCGCTTGGTGCTCCTCGCCACGGCCTTCCTCATCGTGCTCGGCACATTGTCGATTCTGGTCTTCGAGTGGAACCACGGCCTTGCTGAGCATGGGTCCTGGTGGGGGCGCATCACAGCGGCTTTCTTCACGGGCGTAACCCCGCGGACGGCCGGCTTCAATGTCATGGATACCGCGCTCCTCACCACGCCTACGCTCATGGTTGTGCTGCTGCTGATGTATGTGGGCGCATCGCCCGGCAGCACCGGCGGAGGCGTCAAGACCACCACCTTCGGGGTCGCCACCCTCAACATCTTCGCCACGGCGCGCGGACGCCGTCGCATCGAGTTCTTCGGCCGCGAGATCAGCAACCTCAGCACGCGGCGCGCTTTCGCCTCCATCGTGCTCTCGCTCATCTTCCTGGGGCTGTCCATCAGCGTGGTGGCGTCGCTCGAGGCAAGGCATGGGCTCATGCCCATCGCCTTCGAGTGCTTCAGCGCCTTCAGCACCGTGGGCCTGAGCATGAACCTCACTCCGCAGCTGGGCGATGCCGCCCGCGTGGTGCTGGTCGTTGTGATGTTCGTCGGCCGTGTGAGCGCGCTCACGCTGCTTGTGGGCGTGCTGCGCCAGGTGCAGGTGAGCAAATACAGGTACCCCAAGGAGGACATCCTCATCAACTGA